The DNA region ACGTCTATAGACTATAGTTACACTTACAGATTAAATGGCAAAGaactttaacaaaataaacaactAAAACATATACTATATGATAGAGTAAAAAGAGaagcttaaaaaataaacttgCACCGACAAATACAATCTTGATAATTCTTCATATATCGACTTTGCAACCAGGACTTCCAAGCAAGGGTACTTGACCCACAAAACCTTTCTTCAATCCCACCAACACATCACATTTCACATAAACCCCATAATGCTTAGTCTTTATAGCTCCAGCTTTCCATCTCAGCCTCCCAAAAAACACTAACCTCAACCCCACAACCCCATATGTCTCATCCGTCACCAACCCATTTGCCACATCCAGCGACACCGGCACCGGCGTGCCTCCCACCACCGGCGACACTGCTATGGTGCTGTGCTTCCTGTGATACAAAGGAGGCAGCATCACTTGGGGTGTGATGGGTTCGTTTCTATACGACACAAAAGTTGAAAGCTTGTCATAGTAAATGGACAAGCGCTTGTTTGGGTTCCTTGTGAGGACTGTGAACTGCATGGTGGTGGAGATGAGCGGTGGAGTTGACGTGTTGAGCTCGTAGATGGCGGCGCCGACTACCTTGAACTGTGGCTTGTGGGGACGGTAGACTAGCCAAAGTGTGAGGGCTGTTACACCAATTAAGAGGAGAAAGATAGTGATGCAAGTGCCGAGAACTCGGCCTGGGCCTTTGCCTATGTGCGGAGGTTTGTTCATTTTAGGGTGGGGTTTTTCTAGAGCTTGCTCGTCTGCCATGGTACTAGACGTTTTATAATGGTTTAAATTAAAAGTAGAGAGAAAGCAAAAGGAGGTGCGTGAGAGAGAAAGGTGGGCCGGGTGTGGAGAGTGAATAAGGGAAAAAGTTGAGAAAGAAGAACCTTTCGTACTACTGGAACAAAAAGATAGACGAAccggaagggaaaaaaaaattgaaagttgaaactaaaGTAGTCTTTTTCCCATTTAATTCATATCAATGCGGTGTGGCTTTttatcttttcctcttttttaggATTATTTTGGGACTAAGCAAACTATTTAtccttttcttatttattaatAGTTTTATGGGACCACCGCATTCCTTAATGTCATTctataaatacaaatttttattttgtataaaaataaaattttttatagacacaacaaaatttcacaatatatttattttttaattataataaatttcaatttactattttattttggattgatGATGATTGTTTTGATAGAATTTTGAGGTTTAAGGCAAAAATTttagaccatttttttttatttaaatatttatgagtCTTGTAATAAGTCAATAAGACTACCCATTTGTTATGAGTAAAAGCAATATTATCTATGGTAAAGATGGTtggttggagagagagagagagagagagagagagagagagagagagagagagagagagatatatatatatatatatatatatatatatatatatatataatttgagaTAGACTCAAAAGAGGGAGAGACAACCTTgatgaaaagattaaaaaaaaaaaaattatttgttggtAGATAAAGAAGAAAGCCCGTTAAGTTACACATAAAAAAAGAGTGCAAAAACAGATATATGAGCCCCTTCTTATTTATCATTACACATGGATCACTTTCCCTAAATTAAATAAGGGTATTTATTACTTCAAATTCAAAGTACTCatacttaaattaaattagaataaaatttctattttttatataaaaaataaaataaaagtgcaCACACTTTTTTGCACCATGCCTATCCACATGAAATAGTACGTAGAATTAAAATAGAGTAATTGTCTTCATGTAATGGAAAGAGATATTTTGCTAGGCCTTCTTACATTTGGAAGTCTTAATTGTCTTAGTGTAATGGAACAACTGACCTTGGTGGAAGGGGGAAAATAGAGTTaaggaagatatcaatttttcgAATCTAGATCTTCTCTATTTCAAAGCAAATGAAGAGAGTTAATATTAAATTACTAGTTTACCCACACCGAACCctaataacattaaaattaaaattaaaaaaattaaaaattaatactgcattttactataaaaaatattacattcacaatattttttcacttaaaatttattataaaaatattatgcacTTACCATTTctcttttactatttattttgaaaaacgtATATTGATGTTGTAATGAGCAAGGCCGTTAGAAGACGTGGTTTCTATGGGAAGAAGGGAAGGGTAAGGCAATGTCCTCACCTTTGGTCCTTCACCGACATTGTTGATAAGTTTCACCTTTGGACCTTCACCGACATTGTTGATAAGTTTCAGCCGGTTCTGCATGTGGCCGTGGTTCTATCTTCT from Castanea sativa cultivar Marrone di Chiusa Pesio chromosome 6, ASM4071231v1 includes:
- the LOC142638781 gene encoding NDR1/HIN1-like protein 12; amino-acid sequence: MADEQALEKPHPKMNKPPHIGKGPGRVLGTCITIFLLLIGVTALTLWLVYRPHKPQFKVVGAAIYELNTSTPPLISTTMQFTVLTRNPNKRLSIYYDKLSTFVSYRNEPITPQVMLPPLYHRKHSTIAVSPVVGGTPVPVSLDVANGLVTDETYGVVGLRLVFFGRLRWKAGAIKTKHYGVYVKCDVLVGLKKGFVGQVPLLGSPGCKVDI